From one Paenibacillus sp. FSL K6-1330 genomic stretch:
- a CDS encoding macrolide family glycosyltransferase, whose protein sequence is MARVLFINGGSEGHINPTIGVVQELISRGEEVVYFCIEAFRERIEKAGATVRTFDDQKFIKAFISGGRDYLLERVNGLLLTADIVIPSVVEQIKGEHFDYIIHDSMFGCGRLLAQILKLPAISSCTTFAQTKESFDKMLEPFFVNVPTDIAKPINDKFQSLTAMVQEKYNVEIDSPYEVICNPAPLTIVYTTREFQPEEKAFDQTYKFVGPSISSRLTQENFDFTAIQGKNPIYISLGTVFNHAMDFYKLCIEAFGNTDHTIVMSIGSKVQISDLGEIPTNFIVKNYVPQTDVLQHAKLFITHGGMNSTHEGLYYGVPLIVIPQSADQPIIAEQVAHIGAGITLQMQSLTANQLREAADRVLSLSSFKKAAANIRESFLQSGGYHQAVDEIFEFISQCRSE, encoded by the coding sequence ATGGCGCGTGTGTTATTTATTAATGGCGGATCTGAAGGACATATCAATCCAACGATTGGCGTTGTGCAAGAGCTTATTTCGCGTGGAGAAGAGGTCGTGTACTTTTGTATAGAAGCTTTTCGGGAGCGTATCGAGAAGGCGGGGGCAACCGTTCGAACATTTGACGATCAAAAATTTATTAAAGCCTTTATCTCAGGTGGGAGAGATTATTTGCTCGAAAGAGTCAACGGTCTTTTACTTACGGCTGATATCGTCATACCAAGCGTTGTTGAACAGATCAAAGGAGAGCATTTTGATTATATCATTCATGATTCCATGTTTGGTTGCGGTCGTTTACTTGCTCAAATTCTTAAGCTTCCTGCAATCAGCTCTTGTACTACTTTTGCGCAGACAAAAGAATCGTTCGATAAAATGCTGGAACCATTTTTTGTAAATGTCCCTACAGACATCGCGAAACCCATAAACGATAAATTCCAAAGCCTGACGGCAATGGTGCAGGAAAAATATAATGTGGAGATCGATTCGCCTTATGAAGTGATTTGCAATCCTGCGCCGCTGACGATTGTTTATACAACAAGGGAGTTTCAACCTGAAGAAAAAGCATTCGACCAAACGTATAAATTTGTAGGTCCATCCATCTCTTCACGATTAACCCAAGAAAACTTCGACTTTACTGCAATCCAGGGAAAAAACCCCATTTACATATCACTGGGTACCGTGTTTAATCATGCAATGGATTTTTATAAGCTTTGTATTGAGGCATTTGGGAACACCGATCATACGATTGTCATGTCAATTGGAAGTAAAGTCCAAATTTCTGATTTAGGTGAAATTCCTACAAACTTCATCGTAAAGAATTACGTTCCACAAACCGATGTACTGCAACATGCTAAATTATTTATTACACATGGTGGAATGAACAGTACCCATGAAGGTCTTTATTATGGGGTTCCGCTCATTGTAATCCCACAAAGCGCAGATCAGCCAATCATTGCGGAGCAAGTCGCCCATATCGGAGCAGGCATAACATTACAAATGCAAAGCTTGACTGCAAATCAATTGCGTGAAGCAGCAGATCGTGTGTTAAGTCTCTCATCTTTCAAGAAAGCCGCCGCCAATATTAGGGAATCCTTTCTGCAATCAGGTGGGTATCATCAAGCTGTTGATGAGATTTTTGAATTTATAAGTCAATGTAGATCTGAATAA